The genomic interval ACGCTGTTCCACCCCCACGAGGCCGCCGCGTGCACGAGCGCGCTGTACGGGTCCGCCTCCACCTCGGCGAGGTCGACGCCGCGCAGGTGCGCGTACCGCTCGAACGTCCCGAAGAGGGAAAGGACGATCCTCGCGTCCCGCACCCGCACCACCTCCGTCCCGCCCGGACGACGGGGCGCCCGCATGCCGGAGTCCCGTCGCGCCGAGGCACCTCTGCTGCCGACACCGACAAGGGAGCACCGGGTGCCGTGCCGCAGGCAACGCAAACGAACACCCGCGCGAGGAACCGTTCACTCGGAGCCCGCCGGCACCGGGTGGCGCCTGACGGCCGCCGGTGCTCGGGCACCGCCGGCGTGTGCCGCGAGCACCTACCAGGCCGCGCCGCAAGTGCACCCCCGCCGCCACCCCACCGCGCGTCCACCCTCCGCGCGCCCACACCGCCGCGACGTGCGCCGGCCGCCGTCCGGGGGCACCGCGCGGCGGCGTCCGCTGACGCCGCCGCCTACCCTGGGCGCCATGAGCATCCGCATCGGCGCGCACGTCGAGGCCGGCGACGCCGTCGCGCAGGCGCAGGCCATCGGGGCGCAGGTCGCGCAGGTCTTCCTCGGCGACCCGCAGTCGTGGAAGATCACCGGCCCCGGCTACCCGGGAGGCGCCGAGGCGCTGCGGGACGACGCCGCCGCCGCGGGCATCGACCTGTACGTCCACGCCCCGTACGGCATCAACGTCGCGTCGACCAACAACCGCATCCGCATCCCGAGCCGCAAGCTGCTCCAGGCGACGCTCGACGGCGCCGCCGCGATCGGCGCGAAGGGCGTCGTCGTCCACGGCGGGCACGTGACCGCCCAGGACTCGCCCGACATCGGGTTCGGCAACTGGCGCAAGGCCATCGACGCACTCGACACGGACGTCCCGGTGCTCATCGAGAACACCGCGGGGGGCGACCACGCGATGGCACGCCACCTGGAACGCATCGAGCGGCTCTGGGCGGCGGTCCAGTCGTCGGTCAACGCGAGCGTCGTCGGCTTCACTCTCGACACGTGCCACGCGTGGGCGGGTGGCCTCGACCTCTCGACCGCGGTCGCCGACGTGCGCGCGATCACGGGCCGCATCGACCTGGTCCACGCCAACGACTCCCGCGACGCCGCCGGGTCGGGCGCCGACAGGCACACCCACTTCGGAGAGGGT from Xylanimonas allomyrinae carries:
- a CDS encoding deoxyribonuclease IV, encoding MSIRIGAHVEAGDAVAQAQAIGAQVAQVFLGDPQSWKITGPGYPGGAEALRDDAAAAGIDLYVHAPYGINVASTNNRIRIPSRKLLQATLDGAAAIGAKGVVVHGGHVTAQDSPDIGFGNWRKAIDALDTDVPVLIENTAGGDHAMARHLERIERLWAAVQSSVNASVVGFTLDTCHAWAGGLDLSTAVADVRAITGRIDLVHANDSRDAAGSGADRHTHFGEGAIPPDLLTAVIAAAGAPVVCETHGDMGPDIAWLRARLP